The following coding sequences are from one Beggiatoa alba B18LD window:
- the zapD gene encoding cell division protein ZapD, producing the protein MSFAKKRVTYEHPLNDRIKNMLRLEYLFGGLNYHIKGPSAWDSRTVVDYIVKILDVMERLNLREDLIQDLEHHLVGLERWKHIPNADAERVNQLILQIQHLLDRLAALSSHPNQIVSQSTLINIIRQRSNIAGGLCRFDVPAYHFWLQKNPKQRLHDVNEWLALIEPIREAIELNLYMIRNSAPTSQETAITGYFQSSFDNQANNYQLVRVSLPPEHHCFAEITGGKQRFTIRFFEQPDINEKPIPTEQDVNFDLCCCMM; encoded by the coding sequence ATGAGTTTCGCAAAAAAAAGAGTTACCTACGAACACCCGCTCAATGACCGCATCAAAAATATGTTGCGCTTAGAATACCTCTTTGGCGGCTTGAATTATCACATCAAAGGGCCTTCTGCTTGGGATAGCCGTACTGTAGTTGACTATATTGTCAAAATCTTAGATGTGATGGAGCGATTGAATTTACGAGAAGATTTAATTCAAGATTTGGAACATCATTTGGTTGGTTTAGAACGTTGGAAACATATTCCCAATGCTGATGCAGAACGGGTCAATCAGCTAATTTTACAAATACAACATTTACTGGATAGACTTGCTGCACTCAGTAGCCACCCAAACCAGATTGTCAGCCAATCCACATTAATAAACATTATTAGGCAACGAAGCAATATTGCTGGAGGTTTATGCCGTTTTGATGTACCTGCTTACCATTTTTGGCTACAAAAAAACCCAAAACAACGCTTACATGATGTCAATGAATGGTTAGCACTCATAGAACCCATTCGTGAAGCGATAGAGTTAAACCTTTACATGATCCGAAATAGTGCGCCAACCTCACAAGAAACGGCTATAACAGGTTATTTTCAGTCCAGTTTTGACAATCAAGCTAATAACTATCAATTAGTGCGTGTTAGCCTTCCCCCAGAACATCATTGTTTTGCTGAGATTACAGGGGGTAAACAAAGATTTACAATACGTTTCTTCGAGCAACCAGATATCAATGAAAAACCCATTCCAACAGAACAGGATGTCAACTTTGATCTCTGCTGTTGTATGATGTAA